In one window of Candidatus Deferrimicrobiaceae bacterium DNA:
- a CDS encoding glycosyltransferase, with the protein MTTFVSVGNATQPFDRLLEAILRLPSLPQPVIVQHGHTRFGAPGFDARPFLGMAEFGELLASADLLILHAGAGSVIHALRAGKIPVVMPRRKEFGEHLDDHQVEFGRVLADTGKVVLAEGPDQLVCAVEEALRQQAAGRVQGSEPPLVKMIGDVLGRCESRHKDAEAGKSW; encoded by the coding sequence TTGACGACCTTCGTCTCGGTGGGGAACGCGACCCAGCCGTTCGATCGGCTTCTAGAGGCGATCCTGCGCCTGCCTTCGTTGCCGCAGCCGGTGATCGTCCAGCACGGCCACACCCGGTTCGGCGCCCCCGGCTTTGATGCGAGGCCTTTCCTGGGCATGGCGGAATTCGGAGAACTTCTCGCGAGCGCGGATCTGCTGATCCTTCATGCGGGCGCGGGATCCGTGATCCACGCCCTCCGGGCGGGAAAGATTCCGGTCGTCATGCCCAGGCGCAAGGAGTTTGGCGAACACCTCGACGACCACCAGGTCGAGTTCGGGCGTGTGTTGGCCGACACGGGGAAGGTCGTCCTCGCGGAAGGCCCCGACCAGTTGGTATGCGCGGTCGAGGAAGCGCTAAGGCAACAGGCGGCCGGCCGGGTGCAGGGGAGTGAGCCGCCGCTGGTAAAGATGATCGGGGATGTCCTGGGAAGATGCGAAAGCAGGCACAAGGACGCGGAGGCGGGAAAATCATGGTGA
- a CDS encoding glycosyltransferase: MKVLHVVPTFFPATYWGGPIHSLHGLCNALAGLPGVDLRVLTTDAASPRLSDTVPVSGFPVTFPGGYEVYFCRRRSGADFSPGMLRLLWPMIRWADVVHLTAVYSAPTLPTLALCRLAGKPVVWSPRGSLQRWEGTTKAWTKSVWERICNALLAPGRSVLHVTSREEERDSRRRIPKAEIAIVPNGVDIPDSLPARDWRPRGMLRLLFIGRFHPIKGIENLMRAIRSIEGMPLSLSIAGSGESDYENALRRLSSELGLGDRVRFLGHVDGDDRTAAFMHADVCVVPSFTENFGMVVAEALAHGVPVIASRGTPWAEMESRGCGLWVDNDPASLADAVRVIQMGDLAEMGKRGREWMARGYGWRAIAASMLDVYKKAAGTRPEGSPG; this comes from the coding sequence ATGAAGGTGCTCCACGTCGTGCCGACATTCTTTCCGGCCACCTACTGGGGCGGCCCGATCCATTCCCTTCACGGGTTGTGCAACGCGTTGGCCGGATTGCCGGGAGTGGACCTCCGGGTACTCACGACGGATGCGGCGAGCCCCCGGCTTTCCGATACCGTCCCGGTATCGGGATTTCCCGTGACCTTTCCTGGCGGATACGAAGTCTATTTCTGCCGCCGGAGGTCGGGGGCGGATTTTTCCCCGGGGATGCTCCGGTTGCTCTGGCCGATGATCCGCTGGGCGGACGTGGTGCACCTGACGGCAGTCTATTCCGCCCCGACCCTGCCGACGCTGGCGCTGTGCCGTCTTGCCGGCAAGCCGGTGGTCTGGTCCCCAAGAGGATCGCTGCAGCGCTGGGAAGGCACGACCAAGGCATGGACCAAGTCGGTCTGGGAGCGAATCTGCAATGCTCTGCTGGCACCAGGCCGGTCCGTGCTCCATGTGACGTCCCGCGAGGAGGAAAGGGACAGCCGGCGCCGGATTCCGAAGGCGGAAATCGCCATCGTGCCCAATGGCGTCGACATCCCCGATTCGCTTCCCGCGCGCGACTGGCGGCCAAGGGGAATGCTCCGCCTTCTGTTCATCGGGCGGTTCCACCCGATCAAGGGGATCGAGAACCTGATGCGCGCGATCCGGTCGATCGAGGGGATGCCGCTCTCGCTGTCGATCGCCGGGAGCGGCGAATCGGACTACGAGAACGCGCTTCGGCGGCTGTCCTCCGAGCTCGGTCTCGGCGACCGCGTCCGTTTCCTTGGGCATGTGGACGGCGACGACAGGACGGCCGCCTTCATGCATGCCGACGTTTGCGTCGTGCCGTCCTTCACCGAGAACTTCGGGATGGTGGTCGCCGAGGCGCTGGCCCACGGCGTGCCGGTGATCGCGAGCCGGGGAACGCCTTGGGCGGAGATGGAAAGCCGCGGCTGCGGCCTGTGGGTCGATAACGACCCCGCTTCACTGGCGGATGCGGTCCGTGTAATCCAGATGGGCGATCTTGCCGAAATGGGAAAACGGGGGCGGGAATGGATGGCGAGAGGCTACGGTTGGCGCGCGATCGCGGCTTCCATGCTCGATGTCTACAAAAAGGCGGCCGGCACGCGGCCTGAAGGGAGCCCGGGGTGA
- a CDS encoding carbamoyltransferase C-terminal domain-containing protein has translation MTILGINAFHGDSSACILVDGQLVAAAEEERFRRIKHWAGFPSESIRYCLSEAGVDIDEVDHIAINRNPGANLFRKALFAFSKRPGLSAVRDRLANAGRVRDIRGELCRSLGVDAGSVRAVLHAVEHHRAHLASSFFVSPFDSAAVVSVDGFGDFVSTMWGQGGGNKIAVSGQVTFPHSLGLFYLALTQFLGFPHYGDEYKVMGLAPYGSPTKMEQMRRIVRLRKGGRFELDLDCFRHHSEGVSMVWENGEPVIGTVFSEGMTELLGPPRAKGEPLTDDHRDLAASLQAMYEEAFFHILAHVHEETGSPNLCLSGGCAMNSVANGKVFDRSPFRDLYIQSAAGDGGGAIGAAFYVWNQEMGNPRGFVMDHAYLGPGFTTEAIGDLLKARRSELDAENCRVSRIDNEDALCRRTAERIAEGKVIGWFQGRMEWGPRALGNRSILGDPRRADMKETLNLKIKRRESFRPFAPSILREAVGEWFETDYDVPFMLQVYPIREEKRALVPAVTHVNGSGRLQSVTKGQNPRYHRLIEAFRELTGVPLLLNTSFNENEPVVCRPEEALDCFLRTRMDVLVLGEWFVERAG, from the coding sequence ATGACCATTCTCGGCATCAACGCATTCCACGGCGATTCGTCCGCCTGCATCCTCGTCGACGGGCAACTCGTCGCGGCGGCCGAGGAGGAGCGTTTCCGGCGCATCAAGCACTGGGCGGGATTTCCATCCGAGTCGATCCGCTACTGCCTCTCGGAGGCGGGCGTCGACATCGACGAGGTCGACCACATCGCCATCAACCGGAACCCCGGTGCGAACCTGTTCAGGAAGGCGCTCTTCGCCTTCTCGAAACGCCCTGGTCTTTCCGCCGTGCGGGACCGGTTGGCCAACGCCGGGCGGGTGCGGGACATCCGCGGAGAGCTTTGCCGGTCGCTCGGGGTCGACGCTGGATCGGTGCGGGCGGTACTCCACGCCGTCGAGCACCACCGGGCGCACCTGGCGAGTTCCTTCTTCGTCTCGCCTTTCGATTCGGCCGCCGTGGTCTCGGTCGACGGCTTCGGCGACTTCGTCAGCACGATGTGGGGGCAGGGAGGCGGCAACAAGATCGCGGTGTCCGGCCAGGTGACGTTCCCGCACTCCCTCGGGCTCTTCTACCTGGCGCTGACGCAGTTCCTCGGCTTCCCCCATTACGGCGACGAATACAAGGTCATGGGGCTGGCGCCCTACGGCTCTCCTACAAAGATGGAACAGATGCGCCGGATCGTCCGGCTGAGGAAAGGGGGCCGTTTCGAGCTAGACCTCGACTGCTTCCGGCACCATTCGGAAGGCGTGTCCATGGTCTGGGAGAACGGGGAACCGGTCATCGGCACCGTCTTCTCCGAGGGAATGACCGAGCTGCTCGGGCCTCCTCGGGCGAAAGGGGAGCCGCTGACCGACGACCACAGGGACCTGGCCGCCTCGCTCCAGGCGATGTACGAGGAGGCGTTCTTCCACATCCTGGCGCACGTGCACGAAGAGACGGGGAGCCCCAACCTCTGCCTGTCGGGCGGATGCGCGATGAACTCGGTGGCCAACGGCAAGGTGTTCGACCGGAGTCCCTTCCGCGATCTCTACATCCAGTCGGCGGCCGGAGACGGCGGGGGCGCGATCGGCGCGGCTTTCTACGTCTGGAACCAGGAGATGGGGAACCCGCGCGGCTTCGTGATGGATCACGCCTACCTCGGCCCGGGCTTCACGACGGAAGCGATCGGCGACCTCCTCAAGGCGCGGCGATCCGAGCTCGACGCGGAGAACTGCCGCGTGTCCCGGATCGACAATGAGGACGCGCTGTGTCGCCGGACCGCTGAACGCATCGCGGAAGGCAAGGTGATCGGCTGGTTCCAGGGCAGGATGGAGTGGGGACCGCGCGCGCTCGGCAATCGGTCGATCCTCGGCGATCCCCGGCGGGCCGACATGAAGGAAACCCTCAACCTCAAGATCAAGCGGCGCGAGTCGTTCCGGCCGTTCGCCCCCTCCATCCTTCGCGAGGCCGTGGGGGAATGGTTCGAGACCGACTACGACGTCCCCTTCATGCTCCAGGTCTACCCGATCCGGGAAGAGAAGCGCGCCCTTGTTCCGGCCGTGACGCACGTGAACGGATCGGGGCGGCTCCAGAGCGTGACGAAGGGGCAGAACCCAAGATACCACCGGCTCATCGAGGCGTTCCGGGAGCTCACCGGCGTGCCGCTCTTGCTCAACACGTCGTTCAACGAGAACGAACCCGTGGTGTGCCGCCCCGAGGAGGCGCTCGACTGCTTCCTGCGCACCCGGATGGACGTGCTGGTGCTGGGCGAGTGGTTCGTCGAGCGGGCGGGATGA
- a CDS encoding methyltransferase domain-containing protein, translating to MTDKPSNDAYGYRFRDAGLNPLHRHLLPVVLETLGRQARSGRVLRVFELGCGNGSVADALSKEGYEMTGIDPSTEGIAHANRVYPWLKLATGSAYDDLAGQYGTFPAVVSLEVVEHLYYPRKFAAALHDLLEPGGVAIVSTPYHGYWKNLAMALSGKMDTHFTALWDFGHIKFWSKETLGTLLREARFGEVAFRSVGRIPAFAKSMVAVARKD from the coding sequence GTGACTGACAAACCCTCGAATGACGCATACGGTTACAGATTCCGCGACGCGGGACTCAATCCTTTACACCGGCACCTGCTCCCCGTCGTCCTAGAGACGCTGGGGCGGCAGGCGCGCTCCGGAAGGGTTCTCCGGGTTTTCGAATTGGGCTGCGGGAACGGGTCGGTCGCAGATGCCCTTTCGAAGGAAGGGTATGAGATGACCGGGATCGATCCTTCCACGGAGGGAATTGCGCACGCGAACCGGGTCTATCCGTGGTTGAAGCTTGCAACGGGTTCAGCATACGACGACCTTGCGGGACAATATGGAACCTTCCCCGCGGTGGTCAGCCTGGAGGTGGTGGAGCATCTGTACTACCCAAGGAAATTTGCGGCGGCGCTCCACGACCTGCTCGAACCCGGAGGTGTCGCGATCGTCTCCACGCCGTACCACGGCTACTGGAAGAATCTGGCGATGGCCCTGTCGGGGAAGATGGACACGCATTTCACCGCTCTGTGGGACTTCGGCCACATCAAGTTCTGGTCGAAGGAGACACTGGGGACCCTGCTTCGGGAAGCCCGATTCGGCGAGGTCGCGTTCCGTAGTGTCGGGCGGATTCCCGCATTCGCGAAATCCATGGTAGCAGTGGCCAGGAAAGATTGA
- a CDS encoding FkbM family methyltransferase has product MSERKDMGAGFKRLVVELSGIGRVCGPATLARYSACVIASIPEILKSGTLVPADRRMGKGILKVRPLGTEILVDGAHWPGVREMYCRNVYLRQWKATIKPGDRVVDLGANVGLFSLLAASAGARVIAVEGQSGFIPEIGKNLERNGVRDRVSIEFGLIGAGTGVLSGEDGKKRCSHWFETPPVLSMASLLEKNGFDGIDFLKMDIEGSEFDLFASAGEWLDSVGFIAMEIHPRFGDVVAFRKLLESRGFEVEASDTGGGRIRPEEMADPARSDFYLYARGAARR; this is encoded by the coding sequence GTGAGCGAAAGGAAGGACATGGGAGCAGGATTTAAACGGCTTGTCGTAGAACTGTCGGGCATCGGGCGGGTCTGCGGCCCGGCGACGCTCGCGCGATACTCGGCCTGCGTGATCGCCAGCATCCCCGAGATCCTGAAGTCGGGCACCCTCGTCCCGGCGGATCGCCGGATGGGGAAGGGGATCCTGAAAGTCCGCCCCCTCGGCACGGAAATCCTGGTCGACGGGGCGCACTGGCCCGGCGTGCGGGAAATGTACTGCCGGAACGTGTATCTCCGGCAATGGAAGGCGACGATCAAGCCCGGCGACCGGGTCGTCGACCTCGGGGCGAACGTCGGCCTCTTTTCCCTGCTCGCGGCCTCGGCCGGTGCCCGGGTGATCGCCGTCGAGGGGCAGTCGGGGTTCATCCCGGAGATCGGGAAAAACCTCGAGCGAAACGGCGTGCGCGACCGCGTCTCGATCGAGTTCGGACTTATCGGGGCAGGCACGGGCGTCTTGAGCGGCGAAGACGGGAAGAAGCGCTGCTCGCACTGGTTCGAGACCCCGCCGGTCCTGTCGATGGCATCGCTCCTCGAGAAAAACGGGTTCGACGGGATCGACTTTCTCAAGATGGACATCGAGGGATCGGAGTTCGACCTGTTCGCCTCCGCGGGGGAGTGGCTCGATTCGGTCGGCTTCATCGCCATGGAGATCCACCCGCGGTTCGGTGATGTCGTCGCGTTCCGGAAACTGCTCGAATCCCGGGGATTCGAGGTGGAGGCATCGGATACGGGTGGGGGGCGGATCCGGCCGGAGGAGATGGCCGATCCGGCGCGATCCGATTTCTACCTTTACGCCCGGGGTGCCGCTCGCCGATGA
- the pssD gene encoding PssD/Cps14F family polysaccharide biosynthesis glycosyltransferase, with protein sequence MKVCIVSSCGGHLTEVRCLMPAYAGYDHFYVINDRAMLPPDMEGKTRFIAHSERDWKFLLNLWEAFRILWEERPAVILSTGAGPAVPFALVGRFLFGIRVVFVETITRIHAPSLTGRIMYRLAHDFFYQWESLRRFFPKGRFGGPLL encoded by the coding sequence GTGAAGGTCTGCATCGTCTCGTCGTGCGGCGGTCACCTGACGGAGGTGCGCTGCCTGATGCCCGCGTATGCGGGCTACGATCATTTCTACGTGATCAACGACCGGGCGATGCTGCCGCCGGATATGGAAGGCAAGACCCGGTTCATCGCCCACTCCGAGCGCGACTGGAAGTTCCTCCTGAACCTGTGGGAGGCGTTCCGTATCCTGTGGGAGGAGCGCCCCGCGGTCATCCTGAGCACGGGGGCCGGTCCGGCGGTGCCCTTCGCGCTAGTCGGCCGCTTCCTCTTCGGGATCCGGGTGGTCTTCGTCGAGACGATCACCCGGATCCATGCGCCGTCGCTCACGGGTCGCATCATGTACCGGTTGGCGCACGACTTCTTCTATCAGTGGGAAAGCCTGCGGCGGTTCTTTCCGAAGGGCCGGTTCGGGGGGCCGCTTCTTTGA
- a CDS encoding FkbM family methyltransferase, whose translation MGNWLGKGLRALLGLIPDGVAVPILQGPLRGKKWITGAHTHGVWLGSYEIDKQMSMMRCIRVGDVFFDVGANTGFYSLFASVLSGPGGRVVAIEPLPRNLAYIRRHVAMNGIDNVAIVGKAVSDRVGTATFAVDGPATSRLAEGGSLTVEVTTIDEISRTLGIVPNVMKVDIEGAEIDMLKGAREVLAKGRPVIFMSLHSGDLYGRLFPSAAGFGYRVLGLDGQPLDAGTFSDEAVLVPGEDRETAAILESCSPRRRRG comes from the coding sequence ATGGGGAATTGGTTGGGGAAGGGGCTTCGCGCGCTCCTCGGCCTGATTCCCGACGGGGTGGCCGTCCCGATCCTCCAGGGGCCGCTTCGCGGGAAAAAGTGGATCACGGGGGCACACACCCACGGGGTTTGGCTGGGATCCTACGAGATCGACAAGCAGATGAGCATGATGCGATGCATCCGGGTGGGCGACGTTTTCTTCGACGTGGGGGCCAACACGGGTTTTTACTCCCTTTTCGCCTCCGTCCTTTCGGGGCCGGGGGGCAGGGTGGTCGCCATCGAGCCACTGCCGAGGAATCTCGCGTATATCCGTCGTCATGTCGCGATGAACGGGATCGATAACGTCGCGATCGTCGGAAAGGCGGTTTCGGACCGCGTGGGCACGGCGACCTTTGCGGTCGACGGGCCTGCGACGAGTCGCCTGGCGGAAGGGGGATCGCTGACCGTCGAGGTCACGACGATCGACGAGATATCCCGGACGCTCGGGATCGTGCCGAACGTCATGAAGGTCGACATCGAGGGGGCCGAGATCGACATGTTGAAGGGCGCTCGCGAGGTGCTGGCCAAGGGCCGGCCCGTCATCTTCATGTCGCTTCATTCGGGAGATCTGTATGGCCGCCTGTTCCCGTCGGCCGCCGGTTTCGGATATCGCGTCCTCGGCCTAGACGGGCAGCCGCTGGATGCGGGAACGTTTTCCGACGAGGCGGTGCTCGTCCCCGGGGAGGACCGCGAGACAGCGGCGATCCTCGAATCCTGCTCGCCCAGGCGGCGCAGGGGATGA
- a CDS encoding glycosyltransferase, whose amino-acid sequence MTRSPRKPERPRLGVIASHFIQYQAPIWRELAKREEIDLTVYYLSDHGRRPGFDAGFGHTFQWDVPLDQGYRWELLPGAEGTSPGSLRHRMSLEPIKKALAGTADVFLRNDYNSPGALLFFYACMARGIPVLYRGDSTLLHESPGWRSWKRMILGPLFRNGVMVLSVGKLVREYTMDLGAPPDRIVSSPHNVDTPYWEEAASRRRPERDRIREGFGLPPARPVVLFCGKLIEKKRPMDLAEAMCRLSERREVSLLVAGAGDLLEPMKAAVSGVPGLSVHFAGFVNQSGLPDIYAVADIVCLPSGGDETWGLVVNEAMHFGCVPVVSDRVGCGPDLVEGIGESFSAGDPVALASAIGKVLDGLEERKSRVPSRIGRYSLARAVDGIVEGALRSTNRSGAHAGTPRPGGNP is encoded by the coding sequence ATGACGAGGTCCCCCCGGAAACCGGAGAGGCCACGCCTTGGCGTCATCGCCAGCCATTTTATCCAGTACCAGGCGCCCATTTGGCGCGAACTAGCGAAGCGCGAGGAAATCGACCTGACCGTCTATTATCTTTCAGACCACGGGCGGCGTCCGGGGTTCGACGCTGGGTTCGGGCACACGTTCCAATGGGATGTTCCCCTCGATCAGGGGTATCGCTGGGAGTTGCTACCGGGGGCCGAGGGGACGTCGCCGGGCAGCCTCCGACACCGCATGAGTCTTGAGCCGATCAAGAAGGCGTTGGCGGGGACGGCCGACGTCTTTCTCCGGAACGATTACAATTCGCCCGGGGCGCTGCTTTTCTTCTATGCCTGCATGGCGCGGGGCATCCCGGTCCTTTACCGGGGCGACTCGACGCTCCTGCACGAAAGCCCGGGGTGGAGAAGCTGGAAGCGGATGATCCTGGGACCGCTGTTTCGCAACGGCGTCATGGTCCTTTCGGTCGGCAAGCTCGTCCGGGAGTACACGATGGATCTCGGGGCGCCGCCGGACAGGATCGTTTCTTCCCCGCACAACGTGGACACGCCGTACTGGGAAGAGGCGGCGTCCCGCAGGCGGCCGGAACGGGACCGGATCCGGGAGGGGTTCGGCCTCCCTCCCGCGCGTCCCGTCGTGCTGTTCTGCGGAAAGCTCATCGAAAAGAAGCGGCCGATGGACTTGGCAGAGGCGATGTGCCGTCTCTCGGAAAGACGCGAGGTGTCGCTGCTGGTGGCGGGAGCGGGCGATCTTCTGGAGCCCATGAAGGCGGCCGTGTCGGGGGTGCCGGGCTTGTCCGTCCATTTTGCCGGTTTCGTGAACCAATCCGGATTGCCGGACATCTATGCCGTAGCGGATATCGTCTGCCTGCCTTCCGGAGGCGACGAAACCTGGGGGCTGGTCGTCAACGAGGCCATGCATTTCGGCTGCGTCCCGGTCGTGAGCGATCGCGTCGGCTGCGGGCCCGACCTGGTCGAGGGGATCGGGGAGTCCTTTTCCGCCGGTGATCCGGTTGCCCTGGCTTCCGCCATCGGGAAAGTGCTGGACGGCCTCGAGGAACGGAAGTCGCGGGTCCCGTCCCGAATCGGGCGCTATTCCCTTGCGAGGGCGGTCGACGGGATCGTCGAAGGCGCCCTGCGATCGACCAACAGAAGCGGCGCGCATGCCGGGACGCCCCGTCCTGGAGGAAACCCATGA